The Raphanus sativus cultivar WK10039 chromosome 2, ASM80110v3, whole genome shotgun sequence genome includes a region encoding these proteins:
- the LOC108820564 gene encoding oxygen-evolving enhancer protein 1-2, chloroplastic, protein MATSLQATATFLQPAKIATSSPSRNVVHLRSNQTVGKSFGLESSPARLTCSIHSDFKDFIGKCSDAAKIAGFALATSALVVSGASAEGAPKRLTYDEIQSKTYMEVKGTGTANQCPTIDGGSETFLFKPGKYTGKKFCFEPTSFTVKADSVSKNAPPDFQNTKLMTRLTYTLDEIEGPFEVSSDGSVKFKEEDGIDYAAVTVQLPGGERVPFLFTVKQLEASGKPENFSGKFLVPSYRGSSFLDPKGRGGSTGYDNAVALPAGGRGDEEELSKENVKNTAASVGEITLKITKSKPETGEVIGVFESLQPSDTDLGAKVPKDVKIQGVWYGQLE, encoded by the exons ATGGCAACTTCTCTCCAAGCCACCGCAACTTTTCTTCAGCCGGCGAAGATCGccacttcttctccttctcgcAACGTTGTTCATCTCCGATCTAACCAAACCGTGGGCAAGTCCTTTGGCCTAGAATCTTCACCTGCTAGACTCACTTGCTCCATCCACTCTGACTTCAAAGACTTCATCGGAAAGTGCTCTGATGCAGCCAAAATTGCTGGTTTCGCTCTCGCCACCTCTGCCCTCGTTGTCTCG GGGGCGAGTGCGGAGGGAGCACCAAAGAGGTTAACGTACGACGAGATACAGAGCAAGACTTACATGGAGGTTAAGGGGACTGGTACTGCGAACCAGTGTCCCACAATCGACGGTGGCTCTGAAACATTCTTATTCAAACCTGGTAAGTACACAGGCAAGAAGTTTTGCTTCGAGCCTACTTCCTTCACCGTCAAGGCAGATAGCGTCAGCAAGAACGCCCCGCCGGATTTCCAAAACACCAAGCTCATGACCCGTCTCACTTACACTCTCGACGAGATCGAAGGACCCTTTGAG GTTAGTTCAGATGGAAGCGTGAAGTTCAAGGAAGAAGATGGGATCGATTATGCAGCAGTCACAGTCCAGCTTCCGGGAGGAGAACGCGTGCCGTTCCTCTTCACGGTGAAACAGCTCGAGGCTTCAGGCAAACCCGAAAACTTCAGTGGCAAATTCTTAGTTCCTTCGTACCGTGGCTCGTCTTTCTTGGACCCTAAGGGACGTGGTGGATCCACTGGATACGATAATGCAGTGGCTTTGCCTGCGGGAGGCAGAGGTGACGAGGAAGAGCTGTCCAAGGAAAACGTCAAGAACACGGCTGCTTCGGTCGGAGAGATCACTTTGAAGATCACAAAGAGTAAACCAGAGACAGGAGAAGTGATCGGAGTGTTCGAGAGTCTTCAGCCGTCTGATACTGACTTGGGTGCTAAGGTACCAAAGGATGTTAAGATCCAAGGGGTTTGGTATGGTCAGCTTGAGTGA